A stretch of DNA from Lotus japonicus ecotype B-129 chromosome 4, LjGifu_v1.2:
AGAGCATGGACGAGGTTGCCTTCGGTCGTGGCCCAACATCCTCTGTTGCCGGTGATTCGAAGAAGCCGAGGTACATGTCATGTTCTTCTTCTCATAAGCTTCTTATTGCCTATTGTGTGATGCATGTTTGCAAACACGGTCAATCTTAGATTCTCTCTTAGTAGTGGTTTTTTAATATTCCTTCATATTTGATGGACTGTTTCCTTATGTAATCAGAATTAGGACTCTTGTAACTAGTATTAGTATGAATAAGGGTTGGTTCTTAGTCTTTCAAAACAAAGCCATAATCACAAATACATTGCAAACCATCTTAGGCATAACTCTGCAATTATTTACTCTATTGATGTTGATGCCACTCACTTTTTCTCAAATACATTCATTCTTGATCTTTacattttgaggtgtgaacaCTCACTCATCCATGACCAAAACATTTTTATCTTTGAAACCTGTACCTTATGCTCCCTTTGGCCTTTATCACCTAATGTTCGGTACCATAAGTCATGTTTGTATGATAGATCCAATATATCTAAACTGTGGGTGACTTATGGTATGATCTCTAATTTTCATCTCCAAATCGGTTCTAGCGCACATATTACTGGACTTGAATTCCAATTTCCATTTTACTTAAATGCAAATTAAGTTATTTCAAAGCTTTTCACCAAACTTTTCACAATATCTCTAGTTTATGATTCCATGTCTTGACTTCTGCACTAGAATTGTATCATCTACAAAAAAATACATACATGCATTGAAGAACTAGCTCCTAGATACATTGAGTGTGAATGTCCAGTTTCTAGGTAAAAGCAAGGATGACCCTTTTGAGAAGTATCTGTTGAAGAAAACACAAGCAAGTTTTGATGCAGGCTTGATTCTTAGTTCAACTATTGAACGCCTTAATGCATGTGTGTTAGACCTTTATACTGGTTTGATTTTGGGGAAAAGCACATAATCTAAATCCGTGCCCGTTTAAAACTTAAGTAAAACCATAATTTTCTGGTTGATTTCACATTCTTTGAAGCTTATGCAGATAACTAAAAAGCTTGCATAAATGAACTATTTCTGAGTGTCCTTGctttgtttccattttctgGACCAAGATACTTTTCAAACTCATTGTGTATTAATCTTTATAAAGTTTAGTTGAGGTGACATTCTGCTTGTCTGAGCATCTGAGTTCTATTTATCACAATTTACTGATCTCTCATGTGCCCTCATTTAGCTTCTAAAGTATATCATGGTGCCAAATTTTGCAGTAAGAAAAAGGAAGGATCAAAGAAATAAGAGGTAATGTTTGGAAAGTATATCGGTCATTGCTTTGTTTTGAGGACTTGAGGTGGCATAAAACCAAGGCCATTGTGGAGTAAGGAAAATGTGGTTGATTTCTGGTCTATATTCTGTGAGGATTCTGGACATATCTACATCCTATCAGTTCTTTTGGAAATAGGGCGATGTAATGTAATCATGTAAACGAAAGTATTCGAATCTCAACACctctttttttatatatgaaaatataatCACCAGTTCCTAGCCATCAGTACTTCATATGCAGATCGCGTTCTTCATTTGCAGTTATAATATATCAGGGAAAACAGCTCTTTAATAAGCATATGCAATGTCTACACAAGTTGATTTAATAAGCCTGTTGAACTAAGTTCAACGTAGGTGATAAATTATTTATGATGTTTCATTAAACACTTGTTTTTAAGTGTTAGTGTTGTGGAATAAAGTCAAATAAGCGTTAGAAAATCTCTTGCAACAAGTTATACATTGTTATTTTTAGGATAAGGGAATTCTTATGTTATTGATAAAATATTACTAGGGCTAGAAATACCAATGTACTGTAATTTTGAAGTTAAAGCTATCAGACGATTGTGGTATGATTTGATTTTTACACTTGTATGGTGAAATTGTTGATTTTGTTCTGGTCGGCCCAAATGGTCATCAGATTTAATATAGTTTTAGATGGCCTAAAGGACTCTCAACTAAGTGAATGTCGTGTTAGCCGGTTCACAATGACCAAAAGTGAGATTTATCTCAACCAACATTTAGCCGACCGAAAAAAAACTGACACAATCATTAAGTATTGAAAGATTGCTCGAGCGTAGCTTTCATCTTAAAAGTCTTCCTCAAAGGCTTCACCAAGATTAAGTGTCTCGTGCTCTATAAATACATTTTTGGTCGTTTGATTACACAAGCATTGCTCATTTTATTAACTCGTCATTCTTTTAAGACTAAGTTTTTCTCTTTTTGCTTAAACACCAATTTGATCAGCGGAATACCTTGTGATATCTCAGTCGTCGTGTCTTACATTGCTCCACCAAGCATCACTATCAAAAATTGAGAGAATTCTCCTACTCGAATTGGGGAAAAATGGATTCCAAGTTACTATAAACTAGGTTTTTTTTATACGCTAATGTTAATGttagtaaaaatataaaatattttcacaAGAAAACATTGAACATTGCTTGGTCTATTAACCTAACCTAGGCCTGGGAAATCGCATTATTTATTACATACTACACGCTTCTTTTGGTTCCTCTTCTTCTGCTCTGCATTATTCACAGTCACTGTCTGAAATCTCTATTAAGCCAAACAAGACATTCCCACCCATAGATTGTGTTTGAGAAATCGGTGCGAGCGAAAATGGAGAATGATCCCGAAACCAAAGCAAGAATCGAGGAAGCTGTTCGGAAGATTCTCGAAGAATCAAACATGGACGAGGTCACCGAGTCCAAGATTCGCAAGCAAGCCTCCACTGAACTCGGCCTCGACCTCTCTGTTCCACCCTTCAAAGCCTTCGTCAAGCAGGTCGTGCAAGCTTTTCTCGAAGAGAAGCAACAGCAGCTGGAAGAACAACAAcaagaggaaggaggaggagttACCCAGGACAAGGAGTTCGATGATGATGGCGATCTCATCATCTGCAAGGTCTGTTTCATCTTTTGCTCATGCTTCCCTTTACCCACTTCACTCACTGGTTATTATTGAAGCAATGGTTGCTTAGGTTGATTTTTTTTGTGGGGTGTTTCAGCTTTCGGAGAAGAGGAAGGTGACGATTCAGGATTTCAGAGGGAAAACACTGGTCTCCATTCGGGAGTATTACAGAAAGGATGGGAAGGACTTACCTACTTCAAAAGGTGCTTGTCTTATGCTTTTTTTCCTTTAAGTTTTTTTGTCAATTCTGCTCTTTGCATGTGTAGAGGAAAATCAGTTTTGGATTGTGGGGGTGTGAAACTTTCaatcttttctttctttgttgaaATAGGGGTAGGTTGGGAGTTTGTGTTAAGTTTTAGAGATATGCTGATCCTTGTCATTAAATTTGAACTGATTGGAGGAATGGGGGACAAGAAAAaatgttactccctccggtcctatttataagcatcaaaaaaaaaattcacatagtttaagaaatgtagttaaactagataaaatgcattaaatatgtcttgaatcaaaataaacttccaaaattaccctttattattagtgttggaaagtgaaaaagagagagaataattaatgagacacattttacaagttagaattaataagggcatcattggaaaaaaatcattaatatagctcaaactttcatttggttcttataaaaaggaccaagatttttcttctctttcatgcttataaataggaccggagggagtactttcTGATGTTGAGTGTTTTCTGAACTCATTCTTTCAGTGAGGATCAAGGTGTTGGTATTTAGAAAACTGCTGACATTTTAATTTTGTGATATGTCAATGCATTTCATGGGACTGTTTATATTATGTTGATTTTTTGTTCTGTAATGTTTTATCCATGCCTTTGGTAAACATAATGCATTCAAAATCAATGCTATTAGCCAGGGCTATTGCTGCATTTCTGTTTCAAATGCTTTAAGTTTCACTTCAAATTCAACATTTCTCATGGATGGTCTTGTTGAACACATCAAAATCACACAAGTTTTGAGATTTAATGATGGATTGAGCTTGGCTACTTTAGTATAGCACTTGTCTAGTTTCGAGATTTAGTTATGGATTGAGGTTAGCTACTTTAGTTTGCACTTGTCGAGTTTGGAGATTTAGTTATGGAGATTGAGCTTAGCTACTTTAGTATATAGCACTTGTCCTGAGCTTAGTTACTTTAGTATAGCACTTGTCCTGCTCCATTTGGTATCTTAGAAACAGTTGGATTTCTTGGTTATATATGTCAGTAGCACTGATCCATGCCGTGTTGTCAATTTGACTAGCTAGAAACCCTCGCTGTTGGCATTGCAAACTCCCAGTTGAGAACTTCCTTTGTAGCTTGGCATGAAAATGTTTGTGCACCTTTGAGCGTATCTAGGGTTGTATTCCTGTGTAATTTGAAGCCTTTCCCCTATAATAGTGTTATCAATACTGTTGTGCAATCTGCATATTTTTGTCAAATTCATGCTCACTGGTTGTCTTGCTCATATGTGATTCAATAGCAGGTCTTTTCACTAAGAAACACAGAAGCTTCTCTTTTATAAAGGGAATAATATATCTGTCTATGTGCTTGCATGAGCATATGCTCTTTGGTACTATGAAGTATTTATTTCTTATCTAATCTAGTACTAGAACTATAAAAGAAAATAGTTTGCTGTTACTGCTCTAGACAAGTGAGGCTGATGATGGCTGTTTGACCTTGTGTGCATCTCAACTGAatctattttttaatatttttgtttcctTATGCAACATATGATGCTGTTTGATAATTGAGGATTATCTCCCAATTCTAACTTTGTTGTGTTTCAGGAATAAGTTTGACAGAGGAGCAGTGGTCTACATTCAAGAAAAATGTGCCTGCCGTAGAAAAAGCCATTGAGAAAATGGAGTCACGCATATAAGGACGTGAGGATGTTCATCTGAAGATTAAAGTATTAACATCTTTCTCTAATGATCAGTCAAAACAAACTTCTCTAGTTCTTTTGGAGATGCCAAGTTGATGTTTAAACTCTCAAGTGATATGGCTGTGCTGTTTTTGATGTGAATATCCGACTAGACCATTTTGTTGAGAACTTGAAAACTGGATCCGGATCCTTTACTGTGTTAAGTTCTTATAATCGGTGAATGTAAAAAAGCTATTTTGTGAAAACTTTGGAGCTAGGAATGAATGCTAGTGActtaaaactgaatttagtAATCTGTCATTTCCTTCATATCTTTCTATGCTTCTCTTCTTAACTCAGGGTTTGTTTGCTGTGGTTTTGTGTTTATTTTGATAATATATTAATGATGGCTGCTTAAGCTTAGAACTAAGAAGTAAAAGGATCAATTTTTATTCTCCCGAATGTTAACAACTTAAAATATCCCAGAATTATAGGAATTCTCTGATGCCCTGTACTGTTCTTAGTTGAAGTATTGGGTTTCTACCGCGTTTGCTCCGttgaaatttgtgttttttcatTGAAGTTGTCTTGTAATGCATGTGAAAAGATAATCAAACAcatttttactttcaaaaaaacatACGTTTATGGCTATTGCAATGTAAACAAAAACAGGAACTAGGTGGATCAGATGGTTCATAGCATGTTTGTATTCTCGTTGCAATCAATCTAAGGAATGTCTagctaaaagaaaaaaagttttTACTTTGGGAGAATGAAACTTGTCCATTTTCTTATGACACTACATTATTACTGCGTAGGTCTTTGTTTTATTGGCATAGATTGTTCATAGCATGTTTGTATTCTCGTTGCACCTTTACCCTAATCATCAACTTTAGATCGACTCAGTCTCACACAATCAAAGCCTGAATTCATTTCTCTTGTAAACTTTCAAAGTGTTGATAATTAGTCATTATAGTTTATTCTTATGAACTCTTCCTATGGCAAATaagaaacagaaaataaaaTCTAGAAATACCACCAACACTTGAAAAGTGTTTACTAATCCTTACATTACATCCAGAGCATATATTGATATTTAGACTAGTCGTCCAAACATATTCACAGATGAAAGCCTAAAGTAGTAGCAGTTAGCTTAGATGTATCTAGAATTCCTAAACAATATTTGATAACAGTCAAGTTCATACACCATGTTGCTAGGGAAACCTAACATACTCATGGTCATCGAGTCATTCTCCATAGGTAGAAACACTCTCCTTAACAAGAACCCAAATCCAAATTTGATCCTGCAGCAGTAATGCTCTTACAAGATTTTCCATTGAAGAGTGTTGGCTTCCACCCCACTTTCCAAATGCTCATGGTTCTGCTGCTCCTGGCAGGGCTAGTAGCAGAGCATGTAGTTGCAGCCATTCTCATCTTCTCAATCAAAGCTTCAGTATTCACCTGCTCTGACAAAATCTCCTCAAGTTGCCTTGTATCAATCACCAACTTCACTCTCCACACCCCATTCTGAGCTGATGGAAGCACTTCAAGAGCTGAACCATTTGACAAATTCTCAACATAATCAGACACTGAAACTCCATCACTGCAGCTACTTTTTTGTTCCACCTGCACCTTCTTCAGTGGAAGAAGATAGTAGAGAAGACCATAGCTTAAGCTCTCATGCTCCAGCAAAGGTGATGAGGCATGACCCTGGAGGAAAACACCATAACCAGGGTACTGTTGGAGCACTTGGCCAACTGTTTTAGGATCTTTGAATTGTAGAATGACACCACTGTCACTGAGAACTCGGATAGAGTGGTGACATTCTCCAGTGGTACCACCCTTGATAGAGCAATTCCCCATTTTTCAATGATGGTTCACTTCACTTCAATGTTTTCAATTGAGAGCTCTGGTTCCAAGCTTTATATATTTGATATTTCAAGTTTGAAATCCCTTGTGCTTACCAAAAATTTGTCCTCATTGTGTGTCATGGCACGTTACTGTCTCCTACTTGGACTAGTTTGTTTATTTGTATCCATGTTTTTTATCCTAGCGGCGCCCATGTGAAATTGGACCGTTGGGGAATTGTTTTGTTGGAACTGTGAGGAGGAGTGATCCTGAGTGAAAACAACAGAATAAAACAGAATAAGAGGTAGATTCTCAGATTTAATATTCAGAAACAAACATTGTAGAAGCAGGCAGGGTTTCAAATATCCGTGTCAATTATCTTCACGGGAGACAATATTGTTCGAGTCACTGAACACTTATATCCAAGTATGAGTCTCCGAACAAGAATTTTTTTCCCAGACTCGAACcgtaaatttttttaaagatatacATGTACCACTTGAATTAACCTTTCATTAGTTTCATGTGAGGTAAACTACTTCCACCTACTCTCAGTTGGTCGTTGTACATATTTCAAATAAAAGCATCTAATCCGTGACTCTCCCAATCTCTCTCCATGTCCAATATGCATGAATTTTCAACCATGTTAATGGCAGTGGGGTCATAACACTTTGAAACGAAAGGGGAAAATGCAAGCATGGACCCCTGAGCTAAAGGATAGTGTTTAGGGATGATAATAGGTATTGGAATCAATGGTTTATCCGAAAATTCCATATATGGAGATGGTACCTCTTAAATTTATGGGTGTGATAAATGCATGTGAGTACAAGAAGATTAATTCAACCATAGCTTTCATTTATTGAAACAAATATGTCACGGGACGAAAGTGCCAAAATAAAATCACGATAAGTAATTTCAAGTGCATTTTTATATCTATGGGTTTTTTTTGTCAGAATATCTATGGGTTTTGAGTTGGGTTGCAAGCAGAGTCATGTGTATATATGGATGTGGGCCGTGACTGGCCCATTTAACCCGGGAGTCGTTCAAGTGAGGACCAACTCAATGGTTGAAGAGGtaatgaccaaaaaaaaaaggaggctGAAataatattgaccaaaaaaaagagGCTGAGATAATGAGGTAGACATCTTTCAAATTACCCATAGAGGTTGAACCTACAAGGTTCAAATTAGAAACATTATTAGAAGGTCCTCCGACCTAAGAAAATATC
This window harbors:
- the LOC130710201 gene encoding RNA polymerase II transcriptional coactivator KELP, whose product is MENDPETKARIEEAVRKILEESNMDEVTESKIRKQASTELGLDLSVPPFKAFVKQVVQAFLEEKQQQLEEQQQEEGGGVTQDKEFDDDGDLIICKLSEKRKVTIQDFRGKTLVSIREYYRKDGKDLPTSKGISLTEEQWSTFKKNVPAVEKAIEKMESRI
- the LOC130710989 gene encoding uncharacterized protein LOC130710989, producing MGNCSIKGGTTGECHHSIRVLSDSGVILQFKDPKTVGQVLQQYPGYGVFLQGHASSPLLEHESLSYGLLYYLLPLKKVQVEQKSSCSDGVSVSDYVENLSNGSALEVLPSAQNGVWRVKLVIDTRQLEEILSEQVNTEALIEKMRMAATTCSATSPARSSRTMSIWKVGWKPTLFNGKSCKSITAAGSNLDLGSC